DNA sequence from the Ruminococcus albus 7 = DSM 20455 genome:
ATTATCCTGTCACCGTCCAGCGCCAGCCACGAAACGAAGGTTCCGTCAGCCATATGCCTTTTGTAATAGTTCGCAAGGTTCGGGCGCAGGTCGATATCCTCCTTTGCACCCTCCTCCCGAAGCTGTGTTATACGCATGGTTATAAAAGTATCAAGGTCTTTTTCTTCGAGTTTTCTGTAGGTTATCTCCATCGTTTTTCTTGCCTTTCTTCTTATCCGTCAGCTGAAAGCTCTGCTCGATAAGCCCGAATATCTCGCCTTCCTCTATCTCGCTGTCGATGAGTATGCTCACCCACAGCCGCTTATTCATGTGGTACGCACGCAGAAAGCTCTCCCGCTGTACCAGTATATCTACCAACAGAGGGTCACACTTGACATTCATAACATCGACAGTACCCTCGCCTTCTATACCAAGTGTACTGCATTTGACTTTCATTATTATGCCAAACCATTTCTTCGTATCGTTATGACGGAAAACAGCTGTGTCGAAATCCCCCTCAAAGAGGTATTCGGGAGATACGCTGTATTCACTTTTTATATGTGCGATAACTGTTTCTCTTCTGCTTATCATTTTGTTCCAAGCCAGCTTTTATATCTCTCCGAAAGCCTTAGCACCTGCCAGACCTGCGGAGTAGTTTACCATATACTTCTTCCAGCCTGCATTACCTGCGGCATCGGGCAAAAGTGTTGACTTCTCCATGCCTGCGAAAGCACGCTTTTCTAGCCAGTCAGCAAGAGTTTCGCCCTGCTTTTCGATACCGAAAGCCGCCAGCAGAGCCATGCCCCATGCGCCGCCCTCGCCTGCGGTAG
Encoded proteins:
- a CDS encoding MmcQ/YjbR family DNA-binding protein, coding for MISRRETVIAHIKSEYSVSPEYLFEGDFDTAVFRHNDTKKWFGIIMKVKCSTLGIEGEGTVDVMNVKCDPLLVDILVQRESFLRAYHMNKRLWVSILIDSEIEEGEIFGLIEQSFQLTDKKKGKKNDGDNLQKTRRKRP